A genomic region of Nitrosomonas ureae contains the following coding sequences:
- a CDS encoding DUF1993 domain-containing protein yields MTIPYMYKTSIPIFKQLLNSLNAILTKAETYATEKKFEPVVLLNARLYPDMFSLLRQVQVATDFAKSVSARLAGVEVPVYEDNEQTFSDLQARINKTLTFIESLVPTQFEGSETREIVLRPGTPKEKKLSGHNYLNNYGLPQFFFHVTTAYAILRHNGLAVGKGDFMGNF; encoded by the coding sequence ATGACCATTCCTTATATGTACAAAACATCCATACCTATTTTCAAACAGCTATTAAACAGTTTGAATGCTATTCTCACCAAAGCTGAAACTTACGCAACCGAGAAAAAGTTTGAACCGGTAGTGTTACTGAATGCTCGGCTATATCCCGATATGTTTTCCTTGCTGCGTCAGGTGCAAGTTGCTACCGACTTTGCCAAGAGCGTATCAGCGCGGCTGGCAGGGGTTGAAGTACCGGTATATGAAGATAACGAACAGACTTTTTCTGATTTACAGGCTCGAATTAATAAGACTCTGACGTTTATTGAAAGTCTTGTGCCTACTCAGTTTGAAGGCAGTGAAACGCGTGAAATCGTACTGCGCCCGGGCACACCAAAAGAGAAAAAACTATCCGGACACAACTACTTAAATAATTATGGTTTGCCGCAATTTTTCTTCCATGTGACTACCGCCTATGCGATTTTGCGACACAATGGCCTGGCAGTGGGGAAAGGTGATTTTATGGGTAATTTTTAG
- a CDS encoding VIT1/CCC1 transporter family protein, protein MSRYKKHRSHRTGWLRAAVLGANDGIVSTASLIIGVASAQAMHTDILIAGVAGLVAGAMSMAAGEYVSVSSQSDTEQADLELEKDSLKNDFEFELNELANIYEKRGLESALALQVAKQLMAHDALGAHARDELGLAENTRARPIQAALFSAGAFTLGAALPLLVAWSMPGTQLIPIVAVSSLAFLAILGSLAARAGGAAMSVGAIRVTFWGILAMGLTATVGRLLGVTVDL, encoded by the coding sequence ATGAGCCGCTATAAGAAACATCGATCACATCGCACGGGATGGTTACGTGCCGCTGTTCTCGGCGCCAATGACGGCATCGTTTCAACAGCAAGCCTGATTATCGGTGTAGCATCGGCTCAGGCAATGCATACTGATATTCTTATTGCTGGTGTTGCCGGCTTGGTTGCAGGCGCCATGTCCATGGCTGCCGGTGAATACGTATCGGTCAGTTCTCAATCAGATACAGAACAAGCGGATCTCGAGCTTGAAAAGGATTCCTTAAAAAATGACTTTGAATTTGAATTGAATGAACTGGCCAATATTTATGAAAAAAGAGGATTGGAATCAGCTCTAGCCTTACAAGTAGCAAAGCAGCTAATGGCACATGATGCATTAGGTGCACATGCAAGAGATGAATTAGGCTTAGCAGAAAATACTAGGGCTCGCCCCATTCAAGCTGCACTGTTCTCGGCGGGCGCATTCACTCTGGGTGCTGCCTTACCGTTATTAGTGGCATGGAGTATGCCAGGAACTCAACTCATACCCATCGTCGCAGTATCATCACTTGCATTTCTAGCAATCTTGGGCAGTCTTGCCGCACGCGCAGGCGGTGCAGCAATGTCTGTCGGTGCGATCAGAGTTACATTCTGGGGGATCCTAGCAATGGGCCTGACTGCAACAGTCGGCAGATTATTGGGTGTAACTGTAGATTTATAA